From a region of the Schistocerca nitens isolate TAMUIC-IGC-003100 chromosome 8, iqSchNite1.1, whole genome shotgun sequence genome:
- the LOC126199088 gene encoding 60S ribosomal protein L31 has translation MVKPKGEKKKSAINEVVTREYTVNLHKRLHGVGFKKRAPRAIKELRKFAVKQMGTPDVRIDTRLNKQVWSKGIRNVPFRMRVRLSRRRNDDEDSPNKLYTLVTFVPVPSFKGLQTENVDASQE, from the exons ATGGTGAAGCCGAAAGGTGAGAAGAAGAAGTCGGCTATCAACGAGGTAGTCACTCGAGAATACACAGTTAATTTGCACAAACGGCTTCACGGTGTTGGTTTTAAGAAGAGAGCACCTAGAGCCATTAAGGAACTTCGAAAATTCGCTGTTAAGCAAATGGGAACCCCTGATGTGCGAATTGATACAAGATTGAATAAGCAGGTGTGGTCCAAAGGCATAAG GAATGTTCCATTCCGCATGCGGGTTAGACTGTCGCGACGGCGGAATGATGATGAAGATTCACCAAATAAGTTGTACACTTTAGTTACTTTTGTACCTGTTCCATCCTTCAAGGGACTACAAACAGAAAATGTTGATGCCAGTCAAGAATAA